A genomic window from Cotesia glomerata isolate CgM1 linkage group LG7, MPM_Cglom_v2.3, whole genome shotgun sequence includes:
- the LOC123269638 gene encoding uncharacterized protein LOC123269638 has translation MFSSAVHLELVTDYTAAAFIAAYRRFTSRRGICHTLYSDCGTNFVGADKELKRLFAAGSRTLRELSTLIAQDGTNWKFNPPGAPHFGGKWEAAVKSIKFHLRRTIGDSLLTLEQYSTLLAQIEAILNSRPLTPLNEDPADLAVLTPGHFLIGQSLTAIPEPSLTDLQPARLSHWEQVQQMVQHFWKRYYQDCIHRYQAISKWHHRRNQIKVGSVVLITTEDLPPTKWPLAKVIAVHPGEDGQIRVVTVKTVNTELVRPITKLCVLPLTHEEDDLVDAAANPGENVR, from the coding sequence ATGTTCAGTTCAGCTGTACATTTAGAGCTAGTAACTGACTACACCGCTGCCGCTTTCATCGCCGCTTATCGCCGCTTCACTAGTCGCCGAGGTATCTGCCACACGCTATATTCAGACTGTGGAACCAATTTTGTAGGAGCAGATAAAGAGCTGAAACGACTATTCGCTGCAGGATCCCGCACATTACGAGAATTATCAACCTTGATCGCTCAAGATGGCACGAACTGGAAATTCAATCCGCCTGGAGCTCCACATTTTGGAGGAAAATGGGAAGCCGCTGtgaaatctatcaaatttcaCCTTCGAAGAACAATCGGAGACTCGCTGTTGACGCTTGAGCAATATTCAACGCTACTGGCTCAAATTGAAGCCATATTGAATTCCAGACCGCTCACACCGCTGAATGAAGATCCTGCTGACCTGGCTGTACTGACTCCAGGTCACTTCTTAATCGGACAGTCACTGACCGCTATCCCAGAGCCATCGCTGACAGATTTACAACCTGCTCGGCTCTCGCACTGGGAACAAGTCCAGCAAATGGTTCAACATTTCTGGAAACGCTACTACCAGGACTGCATCCACCGCTACCAGGCCATTTCAAAGTGGCATCATCGACGCAACCAGATCAAGGTGGGTTCAGTTGTACTGATCACCACTGAGGATCTCCCGCCAACCAAGTGGCCATTAGCCAAAGTAATTGCTGTCCATCCAGGTGAAGATGGACAAATCCGCGTAGTAACTGTTAAGACAGTTAACACAGAGCTGGTACGTCCAATTACAAAGCTCTGTGTCCTGCCGCTAACGCATGAAGAAGATGATCTTGTCGACGCAGCCGCCAACCCGGGGGAGaatgttcggtga
- the LOC123269640 gene encoding uncharacterized protein LOC123269640: MQDLWLDRVSWDEQLSPSLIHKWTGYREDLRNIESIRIPRWNNIAPGATMELHGFSDASQNAMAAAVYLRVTDADGNTKVSLLCSKTQVAPLKTMTIPRLELSAAWLLTQLILHVKEVQSLENVRINLWTDSAVTLAWIKSPAIRWKTFVRNRVGKIQETLRDVSWKFIPGKQNPADCASRGIPTLKLKQHALWWHGPTWLHEPESSWPTLEPPTDNATHREERQGLTLVTWKAENCLLQQLLSHYTQLFPLLRKLSIWHRAIDRFKRVPQSSLAYPLTPSDLERAKLTLIKFTQGQYFAREIHTLQDGDGLPKNNSITKLTPFIDHQGS, from the coding sequence ATGCAAGATCTGTGGCTAGATAGAGTGTCATGGGATGAACAATTGTCACCATCACTCATTCACAAATGGACTGGATACCGCGAGGATCTTCGAAACATCGAATCCATCCGCATTCCACGCTGGAATAATATAGCACCTGGAGCAACTATGGAATTGCACGGGTTCTCAGACGCTTCGCAAAACGCTATGGCTGCCGCTGTTTATTTGAGAGTCACTGACGCTGATGGGAACACAAAGGTCTCACTTCTGTGTTCAAAAACGCAAGTAGCACCGCTGAAGACCATGACAATCCCACGCTTGGAATTATCTGCCGCATGGTTGCTAACACAACTGATACTTCATGTTAAAGAAGTTCAGTCGCTTGAAAATGTCAGGATCAATCTCTGGACTGACTCCGCCGTGACTCTCGCATGGATTAAAAGTCCAGCAATCCGCTGGAAGACATTCGTCCGCAATAGAGTGGGAAAAATCCAAGAAACGCTTCGAGATGTCTCCTGGAAATTTATTCCAGGAAAACAAAACCCCGCTGACTGCGCTTCAAGAGGTATACCTACGCTAAAACTGAAACAACACGCTCTCTGGTGGCATGGACCAACTTGGCTTCATGAACCAGAATCCTCTTGGCCCACTCTGGAGCCTCCAACCGACAACGCAACGCATCGAGAAGAACGCCAAGGTCTGACACTAGTAACTTGGAAAGCAGAAAATTGCCTGCTCCAACAATTACTGTCGCATTACACGCAGCTGTTTCCACTGCTACGGAAGCTTAGCATCTGGCATCGTGCCATCGACCGCTTTAAAAGAGTTCCACAATCTTCGCTGGCCTACCCGCTTACTCCATCAGACCTGGAGCGCGCTAAATTGACCTTGATTAAGTTCACTCAAGGACAATACTTCGCTAGAGAGATTCACACGCTACAAGATGGTGATGGTCTGCCTAAAAATAACAGCATCACTAAGCTGACTCCGTTCATCGACCATCAGGGGTCCTGA